Proteins encoded in a region of the Nicotiana tomentosiformis chromosome 9, ASM39032v3, whole genome shotgun sequence genome:
- the LOC104092557 gene encoding cytochrome c oxidase subunit 5C-like isoform X1: MFACCEVGNLNRSCLSTRERKQQKMGGKMASSHIAHAAYKGPSVVKEILIGIALGIAAGGLWKMHHWNNQRRTKEFYDMLEKGEISVVVDEE, from the exons ATGTTTGCATGCTGCGAAGTAGGAAATTTAAATCGAAGTTGTTTGTCTACGCGAGAAAGGAAGCAACAGAAAATG GGAGGAAAAATGGCAAGTTCTCATATTGCCCATGCTGCATACAAGGGTCCAAGTGTGGTGAAGGAAATACTGATTGGGATTGCACTTGGCATCGCCGCGGGAGGCTTGTGGAAGATGCACCACTGGAATAACCAGAGGAGAACCAAGGAATTTTATGATATGCTTGAGAAAGGTGAGATCAGTGTTGTGGTGGATGAAGAGTAG
- the LOC104092557 gene encoding cytochrome c oxidase subunit 5C-like isoform X2: MGGKMASSHIAHAAYKGPSVVKEILIGIALGIAAGGLWKMHHWNNQRRTKEFYDMLEKGEISVVVDEE; this comes from the exons ATG GGAGGAAAAATGGCAAGTTCTCATATTGCCCATGCTGCATACAAGGGTCCAAGTGTGGTGAAGGAAATACTGATTGGGATTGCACTTGGCATCGCCGCGGGAGGCTTGTGGAAGATGCACCACTGGAATAACCAGAGGAGAACCAAGGAATTTTATGATATGCTTGAGAAAGGTGAGATCAGTGTTGTGGTGGATGAAGAGTAG
- the LOC104092557 gene encoding cytochrome c oxidase subunit 5C-like isoform X3, whose product MASSHIAHAAYKGPSVVKEILIGIALGIAAGGLWKMHHWNNQRRTKEFYDMLEKGEISVVVDEE is encoded by the coding sequence ATGGCAAGTTCTCATATTGCCCATGCTGCATACAAGGGTCCAAGTGTGGTGAAGGAAATACTGATTGGGATTGCACTTGGCATCGCCGCGGGAGGCTTGTGGAAGATGCACCACTGGAATAACCAGAGGAGAACCAAGGAATTTTATGATATGCTTGAGAAAGGTGAGATCAGTGTTGTGGTGGATGAAGAGTAG
- the LOC138899010 gene encoding uncharacterized protein, giving the protein MSRKTASIGSLVFIPIGERPLALDVQALANQFVRLDVSEPIHVLACTVAQSSLFERIRDRQYDDPYFLVLRDTVRYGGAKQVTVGDDGVLRMQGRICVPKADGLRELILEETHSSWYFIHPGAAKMYQDLRHHYWRRRMKKDIVAYVARCLNHQQVKYEH; this is encoded by the coding sequence ATGAGTAGAAAGACAGCTAGTATTGGTAGCCTTGTATTTATTCCAATTGgggagagaccgcttgcattggatgttcaagccttggccaatcagttcgtgaggttggatgtttctgagcccatcCATGttttagcttgtacagttgctcagtcttctttgtttgagcgcatcagagatcgacagTATGACGATCCTTATTttcttgtccttagagacacagtgcggtacggtggtgccaagcaggttactgttggagatgatggagttttgaggatgcaaggtcgtatttgtgtgcctaaggcggatggacttcgtgagttgattcttgaggagacccATAGTTCTTGGTATTTTATCCATCctggcgccgccaagatgtatcaagacttgcggCATCATTATTggcggaggagaatgaagaaagacatagttgcatatgtagcgaGGTGTCTAAATcatcagcaagtaaagtacgagcattag